In one Vanacampus margaritifer isolate UIUO_Vmar chromosome 11, RoL_Vmar_1.0, whole genome shotgun sequence genomic region, the following are encoded:
- the LOC144060007 gene encoding gap junction alpha-8 protein-like isoform X2: MQEVRGQHIGMLEPAMQCYGPIMGDWSFLGNILEEVNEHSTVIGRVWLTVLFIFRILILGTAAEFVWGDEQSDYVCNTQQPGCENVCYDEAFPISHIRLWVLQIIFVSTPSLVYVGHAVHHVHMEEKRKEREEAELSRQQELSEERLPLAPDQGSVRTTKETSTKGSKKFRLEGTLLRTYICHIIFKTLFEVGFVVGQYFLYGFRILPLYKCSRWPCPNTVDCFVSRPTEKTVFIIFMLAVACVSLFLNFVEISHLGLKKIRFVFRKPAPGPAQGEGSATLPPGKSLPPLPVSSLQRAKGYRRLDEEKAPPITHLYPLAEVGMEAGRGAPPFHGLEEKAEEELPMGDIPKTYDETLPSYTQTTETLQQVDAAKGAPPAGVEGGEWQGADAEVEGAVTREGGGALAQAGRKASDTIEDSRPLSRLSQASSKARSDDLTV; the protein is encoded by the exons ATGCAGGAAGTGAGGGGTCAGCACATAGGAATGTTGGAACCGGCGATGCAG TGCTACGGACCGATCATGGGTGACTGGAGCTTTCTGGGAAATATTTTAGAGGAAGTCAACGAGCACTCCACGGTGATCGGCAGGGTGTGGCTCACGGTTCTCTTCATCTTCCGCATCCTCATCCTGGGCACGGCTGCGGAGTTCGTGTGGGGCGACGAGCAGTCCGACTATGTGTGCAATACGCAGCAGCCCGGCTGTGAGAACGTGTGCTACGACGAGGCCTTCCCTATCTCCCACATCCGTCTGTGGGTTCTGCAGATCATCTTCGTGTCCACGCCGTCGCTGGTGTACGTGGGCCACGCCGTACACCACGTGCACATGGAGGAAAAGCGCAAGGAACGCGAGGAGGCGGAACTTAGCCGGCAACAGGAGCTGAGTGAGGAGCGACTCCCGCTGGCACCTGACCAGGGGAGCGTCCGCACCACAAAGGAGACCAGCACGAAAGGAAGCAAGAAGTTCCGATTGGAGGGCACCTTGCTACGGACCTACATCTGCCATATCATTTTCAAGACACTCTTTGAGGTGGGCTTCGTGGTAGGCCAGTACTTCTTGTATGGCTTCCGCATCCTGCCGCTGTACAAATGCAGCCGCTGGCCCTGCCCTAACACCGTAGACTGCTTCGTGTCTCGCCCCACAGAGAAAACtgtcttcatcatcttcatgtTGGCCGTGGCTTGCGTCTCGCTCTTCCTCAACTTTGTGGAGATCAGCCACCTGGGCCTCAAGAAGATTCGTTTTGTTTTTCGCAAGCCGGCCCCCGGCCCGGCGCAGGGCGAAGGCTCGGCCACCCTGCCGCCAGGAAAAAGCTTGCCCCCTTTGCCAGTGTCCTCGTTGCAGAGGGCCAAAGGTTACAGGCGTTTGGATGAGGAGAAAGCTCCCCCTATAACACACCTCTACCCACTGGCGGAAGTGGGCATGGAGGCCGGCAGAGGGGCCCCACCCTTCCACGGGCTGGAGGAGAAGGCTGAGGAGGAGCTGCCTATGGGGGACATCCCCAAGACATACGACGAGACTCTGCCCTCCTACACCCAGACCACTGAGACATTGCAGCAGGTGGATGCAGCTAAGGGGGCGCCGCCAGCGGGGGTGGAAGGTGGAGAGTGGCAGGGTGCCGATGCGGAGGTGGAGGGGGCAGTCACCAGGGAGGGAGGGGGCGCGTTGGCCCAGGCAGGAAGGAAGGCTTCGGATACGATAGAGGATAGCAGACCTCTGAGCCGACTGAGCCAAGCGAGCAGTAAGGCCAGGTCGGATGACCTTACCGTATGA
- the LOC144060007 gene encoding gap junction alpha-8 protein-like isoform X1 — translation MTAQLQSSSSLPACNVGDAFLLIFCPLLCYGPIMGDWSFLGNILEEVNEHSTVIGRVWLTVLFIFRILILGTAAEFVWGDEQSDYVCNTQQPGCENVCYDEAFPISHIRLWVLQIIFVSTPSLVYVGHAVHHVHMEEKRKEREEAELSRQQELSEERLPLAPDQGSVRTTKETSTKGSKKFRLEGTLLRTYICHIIFKTLFEVGFVVGQYFLYGFRILPLYKCSRWPCPNTVDCFVSRPTEKTVFIIFMLAVACVSLFLNFVEISHLGLKKIRFVFRKPAPGPAQGEGSATLPPGKSLPPLPVSSLQRAKGYRRLDEEKAPPITHLYPLAEVGMEAGRGAPPFHGLEEKAEEELPMGDIPKTYDETLPSYTQTTETLQQVDAAKGAPPAGVEGGEWQGADAEVEGAVTREGGGALAQAGRKASDTIEDSRPLSRLSQASSKARSDDLTV, via the coding sequence TGCTACGGACCGATCATGGGTGACTGGAGCTTTCTGGGAAATATTTTAGAGGAAGTCAACGAGCACTCCACGGTGATCGGCAGGGTGTGGCTCACGGTTCTCTTCATCTTCCGCATCCTCATCCTGGGCACGGCTGCGGAGTTCGTGTGGGGCGACGAGCAGTCCGACTATGTGTGCAATACGCAGCAGCCCGGCTGTGAGAACGTGTGCTACGACGAGGCCTTCCCTATCTCCCACATCCGTCTGTGGGTTCTGCAGATCATCTTCGTGTCCACGCCGTCGCTGGTGTACGTGGGCCACGCCGTACACCACGTGCACATGGAGGAAAAGCGCAAGGAACGCGAGGAGGCGGAACTTAGCCGGCAACAGGAGCTGAGTGAGGAGCGACTCCCGCTGGCACCTGACCAGGGGAGCGTCCGCACCACAAAGGAGACCAGCACGAAAGGAAGCAAGAAGTTCCGATTGGAGGGCACCTTGCTACGGACCTACATCTGCCATATCATTTTCAAGACACTCTTTGAGGTGGGCTTCGTGGTAGGCCAGTACTTCTTGTATGGCTTCCGCATCCTGCCGCTGTACAAATGCAGCCGCTGGCCCTGCCCTAACACCGTAGACTGCTTCGTGTCTCGCCCCACAGAGAAAACtgtcttcatcatcttcatgtTGGCCGTGGCTTGCGTCTCGCTCTTCCTCAACTTTGTGGAGATCAGCCACCTGGGCCTCAAGAAGATTCGTTTTGTTTTTCGCAAGCCGGCCCCCGGCCCGGCGCAGGGCGAAGGCTCGGCCACCCTGCCGCCAGGAAAAAGCTTGCCCCCTTTGCCAGTGTCCTCGTTGCAGAGGGCCAAAGGTTACAGGCGTTTGGATGAGGAGAAAGCTCCCCCTATAACACACCTCTACCCACTGGCGGAAGTGGGCATGGAGGCCGGCAGAGGGGCCCCACCCTTCCACGGGCTGGAGGAGAAGGCTGAGGAGGAGCTGCCTATGGGGGACATCCCCAAGACATACGACGAGACTCTGCCCTCCTACACCCAGACCACTGAGACATTGCAGCAGGTGGATGCAGCTAAGGGGGCGCCGCCAGCGGGGGTGGAAGGTGGAGAGTGGCAGGGTGCCGATGCGGAGGTGGAGGGGGCAGTCACCAGGGAGGGAGGGGGCGCGTTGGCCCAGGCAGGAAGGAAGGCTTCGGATACGATAGAGGATAGCAGACCTCTGAGCCGACTGAGCCAAGCGAGCAGTAAGGCCAGGTCGGATGACCTTACCGTATGA
- the LOC144060007 gene encoding gap junction alpha-8 protein-like isoform X3, whose protein sequence is MGDWSFLGNILEEVNEHSTVIGRVWLTVLFIFRILILGTAAEFVWGDEQSDYVCNTQQPGCENVCYDEAFPISHIRLWVLQIIFVSTPSLVYVGHAVHHVHMEEKRKEREEAELSRQQELSEERLPLAPDQGSVRTTKETSTKGSKKFRLEGTLLRTYICHIIFKTLFEVGFVVGQYFLYGFRILPLYKCSRWPCPNTVDCFVSRPTEKTVFIIFMLAVACVSLFLNFVEISHLGLKKIRFVFRKPAPGPAQGEGSATLPPGKSLPPLPVSSLQRAKGYRRLDEEKAPPITHLYPLAEVGMEAGRGAPPFHGLEEKAEEELPMGDIPKTYDETLPSYTQTTETLQQVDAAKGAPPAGVEGGEWQGADAEVEGAVTREGGGALAQAGRKASDTIEDSRPLSRLSQASSKARSDDLTV, encoded by the coding sequence ATGGGTGACTGGAGCTTTCTGGGAAATATTTTAGAGGAAGTCAACGAGCACTCCACGGTGATCGGCAGGGTGTGGCTCACGGTTCTCTTCATCTTCCGCATCCTCATCCTGGGCACGGCTGCGGAGTTCGTGTGGGGCGACGAGCAGTCCGACTATGTGTGCAATACGCAGCAGCCCGGCTGTGAGAACGTGTGCTACGACGAGGCCTTCCCTATCTCCCACATCCGTCTGTGGGTTCTGCAGATCATCTTCGTGTCCACGCCGTCGCTGGTGTACGTGGGCCACGCCGTACACCACGTGCACATGGAGGAAAAGCGCAAGGAACGCGAGGAGGCGGAACTTAGCCGGCAACAGGAGCTGAGTGAGGAGCGACTCCCGCTGGCACCTGACCAGGGGAGCGTCCGCACCACAAAGGAGACCAGCACGAAAGGAAGCAAGAAGTTCCGATTGGAGGGCACCTTGCTACGGACCTACATCTGCCATATCATTTTCAAGACACTCTTTGAGGTGGGCTTCGTGGTAGGCCAGTACTTCTTGTATGGCTTCCGCATCCTGCCGCTGTACAAATGCAGCCGCTGGCCCTGCCCTAACACCGTAGACTGCTTCGTGTCTCGCCCCACAGAGAAAACtgtcttcatcatcttcatgtTGGCCGTGGCTTGCGTCTCGCTCTTCCTCAACTTTGTGGAGATCAGCCACCTGGGCCTCAAGAAGATTCGTTTTGTTTTTCGCAAGCCGGCCCCCGGCCCGGCGCAGGGCGAAGGCTCGGCCACCCTGCCGCCAGGAAAAAGCTTGCCCCCTTTGCCAGTGTCCTCGTTGCAGAGGGCCAAAGGTTACAGGCGTTTGGATGAGGAGAAAGCTCCCCCTATAACACACCTCTACCCACTGGCGGAAGTGGGCATGGAGGCCGGCAGAGGGGCCCCACCCTTCCACGGGCTGGAGGAGAAGGCTGAGGAGGAGCTGCCTATGGGGGACATCCCCAAGACATACGACGAGACTCTGCCCTCCTACACCCAGACCACTGAGACATTGCAGCAGGTGGATGCAGCTAAGGGGGCGCCGCCAGCGGGGGTGGAAGGTGGAGAGTGGCAGGGTGCCGATGCGGAGGTGGAGGGGGCAGTCACCAGGGAGGGAGGGGGCGCGTTGGCCCAGGCAGGAAGGAAGGCTTCGGATACGATAGAGGATAGCAGACCTCTGAGCCGACTGAGCCAAGCGAGCAGTAAGGCCAGGTCGGATGACCTTACCGTATGA